Proteins found in one Brachyspira murdochii DSM 12563 genomic segment:
- a CDS encoding N-acetylmuramoyl-L-alanine amidase family protein, giving the protein MNNKNRFIIFSVVIIVLIIVSFSSLIVTANTKVSENIVRESEVNKVSTPSEKFNDIIENRKIRILIDPGHNAATKGALGYLGYEYYVNLRVARELAKILSEDDRFEYFLSRDGAYYSRPIKEYMTNNYAELLGIYNTKVKGEERTGNLTRYQTLEMYAIRHYAIDNNFDLLLSIHFDYMPYISRRAKTSGFHVIVSPYNKEFPASMQVAYKLSERMQEKYKISPVIGHDRVLPNNVWKFYDKEELIKEGISLRGLIVIGDAFENAYNKQEIKKDVPSVLIESAFMHEWQFGSIKAIRELANQMYEALVDVYTTK; this is encoded by the coding sequence ATGAATAACAAAAACCGTTTTATAATTTTTTCAGTAGTTATTATCGTTTTAATAATTGTATCTTTCTCATCACTTATTGTTACAGCAAATACTAAAGTTTCTGAAAATATAGTAAGAGAAAGCGAAGTAAATAAAGTTTCTACACCTAGTGAGAAATTTAATGATATAATAGAAAATAGAAAAATTAGGATACTTATAGATCCGGGACATAATGCAGCTACTAAAGGGGCATTAGGATATTTAGGTTATGAATATTATGTTAATTTAAGAGTGGCTAGAGAATTAGCTAAAATACTTTCAGAAGATGACAGATTTGAGTATTTTTTAAGCAGAGACGGAGCATATTACAGCAGACCTATTAAAGAATATATGACTAATAATTATGCTGAACTTTTAGGAATATACAATACAAAAGTAAAAGGCGAAGAGAGAACTGGCAATTTAACTAGATATCAGACTTTAGAGATGTATGCCATAAGACATTATGCTATAGATAATAATTTTGACCTTTTACTTAGTATACATTTTGATTATATGCCTTATATCAGCAGAAGGGCTAAAACTTCTGGTTTTCATGTTATAGTAAGTCCTTATAATAAAGAGTTTCCAGCTTCTATGCAGGTTGCTTATAAATTATCTGAGCGTATGCAGGAAAAATATAAAATATCTCCTGTTATAGGACATGACAGAGTACTTCCTAATAATGTATGGAAATTTTATGATAAAGAGGAATTAATTAAAGAGGGAATATCTTTGAGAGGATTAATAGTTATAGGAGATGCTTTTGAAAATGCCTATAATAAACAGGAAATAAAAAAAGATGTACCTTCTGTACTCATAGAATCTGCTTTTATGCATGAATGGCAGTTTGGAAGCATTAAAGCTATAAGAGAGCTAGCAAATCAAATGTATGAGGCTCTAGTTGATGTATATACTACAAAATAG